A single Methanolobus sp. ZRKC5 DNA region contains:
- a CDS encoding chemotaxis protein CheA, producing MSEYKEIFKTESEEHLQQLNDSLLGLEKNPTDLEYINTMFRSAHTLKGMSATMGFNTIAELTHEMENLMDMVRKSQVAVSNGLIDILFECLDTLEALVETVDNGGEVDITSLQAALVKTMETTLPMDEITGSIATSTSVIENEISNELQAATETVSENDLGLSENEKQSIECSTLDGNRVVSLNVTLDESCVLKSARSTLVLINVTKMGEIIKCQPSEEELEDEKFDFEFTVIFATKTTDEEIIGNISKISEVKTVIPTTISQSASDDQNDQEIKENKEDVQQSSSGVKRSDAVKSIQSVRVNIERLDNLMNLVGELIINKIRLNQLASDLNAKDLDESLANLDRLTNEIQTEVMESRMVPIDQIFSRFPRMIRDLAKSEGKQINLIVEGKEIELDRTVLDEIGDPLVHLLRNAVDHGIEAEEERTKLGKPVAGLVRLAASRQRNSVLIEVEDDGKGMDPATLRDIAVKKGVMTREEVDKLSDTDALNIIFMPGFSGAKTVTDISGRGVGMDAVKTKIEALGGSVKISSVPGQGSIMKLQLPLTVAIIQSLMVTVADETYAIPLGNVIRDVGIKASDIKTIEGKEVVLLRGEVLPLLRLHDVLDCTTEQEEKQNLIVVVVEKMGNNIGLVVDGLLGQQEVIIKTLDNKILKNMKGFAGATILGDGSVALILDIATLI from the coding sequence ATGTCAGAATATAAAGAAATCTTTAAAACAGAGTCAGAAGAGCATCTACAACAACTTAATGATTCATTACTTGGGCTTGAAAAAAATCCTACTGATCTGGAATATATCAATACAATGTTCCGTTCAGCCCATACATTGAAAGGGATGTCAGCAACAATGGGATTCAACACCATTGCAGAGCTGACACATGAAATGGAAAATTTAATGGACATGGTGAGAAAATCACAAGTAGCAGTTAGTAACGGACTCATAGATATTCTCTTTGAGTGCCTGGATACTCTCGAAGCACTTGTAGAGACCGTAGATAATGGAGGAGAAGTAGATATCACATCCCTGCAAGCTGCACTTGTAAAAACCATGGAAACTACACTGCCTATGGATGAGATCACAGGTTCAATAGCTACAAGTACCAGCGTTATTGAAAATGAGATCAGTAATGAACTGCAAGCTGCTACTGAAACTGTGTCTGAAAATGACCTTGGATTGTCTGAAAATGAAAAACAGTCAATAGAATGTTCTACATTAGATGGTAACAGAGTTGTATCCTTAAACGTGACCCTTGATGAATCATGTGTGCTTAAATCAGCAAGGTCTACACTTGTACTTATCAATGTCACAAAGATGGGAGAAATTATTAAGTGCCAACCAAGTGAGGAAGAACTCGAAGATGAAAAATTTGATTTTGAGTTCACAGTAATATTTGCCACAAAAACAACAGATGAAGAGATTATCGGCAATATCTCCAAAATATCAGAAGTTAAAACTGTAATTCCTACTACAATCTCCCAAAGCGCATCTGATGACCAAAACGACCAGGAGATAAAAGAGAATAAGGAAGATGTCCAGCAAAGCAGCTCCGGTGTCAAAAGATCAGATGCGGTCAAAAGCATACAAAGTGTTAGGGTAAATATTGAACGACTAGATAACCTGATGAATCTGGTTGGAGAACTTATCATAAATAAAATCAGATTAAACCAGCTTGCTTCTGATCTCAATGCAAAGGACCTGGATGAGTCACTTGCAAACCTTGACCGCCTCACAAACGAGATACAGACAGAAGTTATGGAATCAAGAATGGTTCCTATTGACCAGATATTCAGCAGATTCCCAAGAATGATAAGGGACCTGGCAAAGTCTGAAGGTAAACAAATTAATCTCATCGTCGAAGGAAAAGAGATCGAACTTGACAGGACTGTTCTAGATGAGATCGGTGATCCACTTGTACACCTCTTACGTAATGCAGTTGACCACGGAATAGAAGCCGAAGAAGAGCGCACAAAACTAGGGAAACCTGTTGCGGGTCTTGTCAGGCTGGCAGCTTCACGTCAGAGAAATAGTGTCCTGATAGAAGTGGAAGATGATGGAAAAGGAATGGATCCCGCCACTCTAAGAGATATCGCTGTCAAGAAAGGAGTAATGACACGAGAAGAGGTCGACAAACTTTCTGACACAGACGCTTTGAATATCATTTTCATGCCTGGTTTTAGCGGAGCCAAAACCGTCACCGATATCTCAGGAAGAGGAGTCGGTATGGATGCTGTCAAAACAAAGATAGAAGCCCTTGGCGGAAGCGTAAAGATTAGTTCCGTACCTGGACAAGGCAGCATCATGAAACTCCAGTTACCACTTACAGTAGCTATTATTCAGTCACTTATGGTAACAGTAGCCGATGAAACATACGCTATACCACTTGGAAACGTTATCCGTGATGTGGGAATAAAGGCCAGTGATATAAAGACAATAGAAGGAAAAGAAGTTGTTCTTCTAAGAGGCGAAGTACTCCCATTGTTGAGACTACATGATGTACTCGACTGTACTACAGAACAGGAAGAGAAACAGAATCTCATCGTTGTTGTTGTTGAAAAGATGGGGAACAACATCGGACTTGTAGTTGACGGGCTTCTTGGTCAGCAGGAAGTAATAATTAAAACACTTGATAACAAAATTTTGAAAAATATGAAAGGATTTGCAGGTGCAACTATTCTTGGAGATGGAAGTGTCGCACTTATCCTGGATATTGCTACATTAATCTAA
- a CDS encoding cell division FtsA domain-containing protein, whose product MNSAHFALDIGTRTVVGLIAGDKHLNIKAACIHEHNERSMQDGQIHDIEKVAQVVDAVKKDLESQIGHELSKVSVAVAGRALKTSKALVSVEIPYREITSRDISELEFEAVTRASKELGIDEGFNCVGYSVVSYELDKQRISNMAGQKGSHISVEVLATFLPEAVINSMFAVLKSCSLESYSVTLEPIAALSVALPIDMRKLNIALVDIGAGTSDIAITDNGTVIGYGMVPEAGDEITDFICDYYLVDFKKGETIKQSLTSQETIELEDIFGVKSDVPVNQIILDIENEVANLALHIAEEIKSLNKKTPRAVVLVGGGSQTAGLKEHLSKHLELPIQRIGSRLPKQIEGFADGTGKINGAEMITPLGIAMMGILDQSIEFIDVSVNGSNIHLMDVNGLSIMDALVGAKVKKLYPRPGMALSLNVNSEFLAIEGEMGKHAGILLDGKKATLGDPVHKGSVIEFTAPVDGKHAQIKVKDLVDKLEIPSSVKINVNGKNIEQKPLASINKKMVSLDDDIPDRSQISVRPASLQDFLEQEYNTKDAEMISVTVNNRIMYFENTKYVVKLNDIIVDLSKLSTHTLADGDTISIERTVLDNKLENILEKPEKGKNISVNLNGEEITFKGSQAQIILNGKKASLSDKINDGDTVKFKKGEEADPILSDLFEFMDIRKEELVGKSMRLLVNNIPARFTTPLKDGNNVTIEFVEG is encoded by the coding sequence ATGAATAGTGCCCATTTTGCTCTGGATATCGGCACAAGGACTGTTGTCGGGCTTATTGCAGGTGATAAACACCTCAATATCAAAGCTGCATGCATACACGAACATAATGAACGAAGTATGCAGGATGGACAGATACATGATATTGAAAAAGTCGCACAAGTTGTAGATGCAGTCAAAAAAGATCTAGAGAGTCAAATCGGGCACGAATTGTCAAAAGTTTCAGTTGCAGTTGCCGGAAGAGCCCTGAAAACATCAAAAGCACTGGTTTCGGTAGAAATACCCTACAGAGAGATCACAAGCAGGGATATTTCCGAGCTGGAATTTGAAGCTGTTACTAGAGCAAGTAAGGAACTTGGAATAGATGAAGGGTTTAATTGTGTTGGATATTCAGTTGTGAGCTATGAACTGGACAAGCAGAGAATATCCAATATGGCAGGCCAGAAAGGAAGTCATATTTCAGTTGAAGTACTTGCAACTTTCCTTCCGGAAGCTGTGATAAACAGTATGTTTGCAGTTCTTAAAAGCTGTTCACTTGAATCATACAGTGTTACACTTGAACCAATAGCTGCATTGAGTGTTGCCTTGCCTATCGATATGCGCAAGCTCAACATTGCACTTGTAGACATCGGAGCAGGTACGTCTGATATAGCTATTACTGACAATGGGACTGTCATTGGATATGGAATGGTACCGGAAGCAGGAGATGAAATTACTGATTTTATTTGTGACTATTATCTAGTTGACTTCAAAAAAGGTGAAACGATAAAACAATCCCTTACAAGCCAAGAGACTATAGAACTGGAAGATATTTTCGGTGTCAAATCAGACGTTCCCGTAAATCAGATTATTTTGGACATAGAAAATGAAGTGGCCAACCTGGCCCTACATATTGCAGAAGAGATCAAATCACTTAATAAAAAAACACCAAGAGCTGTTGTCCTTGTTGGTGGAGGGTCACAAACTGCAGGGCTTAAAGAACACCTGTCAAAGCATCTTGAACTTCCAATACAAAGAATTGGCTCCCGTCTCCCTAAACAGATAGAGGGCTTTGCAGACGGAACTGGGAAAATAAATGGTGCTGAGATGATAACACCCCTTGGCATTGCCATGATGGGAATTCTGGACCAGAGCATTGAGTTTATAGATGTTTCAGTTAACGGTTCAAACATACACCTGATGGACGTTAACGGTCTTTCCATAATGGATGCACTTGTCGGAGCAAAGGTAAAAAAACTTTATCCACGCCCGGGAATGGCCCTTAGTTTAAATGTTAACTCTGAATTCCTTGCTATTGAAGGAGAAATGGGAAAACATGCAGGAATATTGCTCGATGGAAAAAAAGCGACTCTTGGAGATCCCGTTCACAAAGGTTCAGTTATTGAATTCACAGCTCCCGTGGATGGAAAACATGCACAAATAAAGGTAAAGGACCTAGTAGACAAATTGGAAATTCCTTCCAGCGTGAAAATAAATGTCAATGGTAAAAATATAGAACAGAAGCCTTTGGCCAGCATAAATAAAAAAATGGTATCTCTTGATGATGATATACCAGACAGATCACAGATAAGCGTCAGGCCTGCCAGTCTTCAGGATTTCCTGGAACAGGAATACAATACAAAAGATGCTGAGATGATCAGTGTTACTGTAAATAATCGGATAATGTATTTTGAAAATACAAAATATGTTGTCAAACTAAACGATATTATTGTCGATTTATCCAAATTATCCACCCATACCCTTGCAGATGGTGACACTATAAGCATAGAAAGAACTGTGCTTGATAACAAGCTGGAAAATATTCTGGAAAAGCCAGAAAAAGGCAAAAACATCAGTGTGAACCTCAATGGTGAAGAAATAACATTCAAGGGATCACAGGCGCAAATTATCCTGAATGGGAAAAAAGCGAGTCTTTCCGATAAAATTAATGATGGAGACACTGTTAAGTTTAAAAAAGGAGAAGAGGCGGACCCTATTCTTTCAGACCTATTTGAATTTATGGATATTCGGAAGGAGGAACTTGTAGGCAAGAGCATGAGGCTCCTTGTAAACAATATTCCTGCCAGGTTCACTACCCCACTGAAAGATGGAAACAATGTGACTATAGAATTTGTAGAGGGATAA
- a CDS encoding protein-glutamate O-methyltransferase CheR — translation MLKPIQKNDDDYVILKTLIQRKLGFNCEQYKDTHFKRRLDVRLRATNSKTYKDYVKLLQSSNTEYPELMETLTVNVTNFFRNAEVYDIVEKEVLPAIIKAKNNGLRSIRIWSAGCSIGVEAYSIAMLLHHILGDDFKNYNIKITGTDIDKESLLKAQKGVYSDIEMKDVRPAFLNKYFTREENNYIISDELKKIAQFKKQDLISGPKMNGFDAVFCRNVTIYFQKELQEQLYMDFYSALGKDGFFVMGKTETLIGPSKDQFKAFNSKERIYQK, via the coding sequence ATGCTTAAACCCATTCAAAAAAATGACGATGACTACGTAATCCTAAAAACACTGATACAGAGGAAACTTGGATTTAATTGTGAACAATATAAGGACACACACTTTAAACGAAGGCTAGATGTCAGATTGCGTGCAACCAATTCCAAAACATACAAAGACTACGTGAAACTGCTTCAAAGCAGCAACACTGAGTATCCTGAACTTATGGAAACACTGACTGTAAATGTTACTAATTTCTTCAGGAATGCAGAAGTCTATGATATCGTCGAAAAAGAAGTGTTACCTGCTATAATCAAAGCAAAGAACAATGGACTCCGGTCCATACGCATATGGAGTGCAGGCTGCTCTATTGGCGTTGAAGCATACTCGATCGCAATGCTGCTGCACCACATACTGGGTGATGATTTCAAAAATTATAATATCAAAATAACAGGCACTGATATTGATAAAGAAAGTCTGTTAAAAGCCCAGAAAGGTGTTTACTCTGATATTGAAATGAAAGATGTAAGACCTGCTTTCCTGAACAAATACTTCACCAGAGAAGAGAACAACTACATAATTTCTGATGAACTTAAAAAAATTGCACAATTTAAAAAGCAAGACCTTATTTCAGGCCCTAAAATGAATGGTTTTGATGCCGTGTTCTGTAGGAATGTCACCATCTATTTCCAGAAAGAACTTCAGGAACAACTCTACATGGATTTCTATAGTGCATTGGGTAAAGATGGATTTTTTGTCATGGGTAAAACTGAGACCTTGATAGGACCTTCTAAAGACCAGTTCAAAGCTTTCAATTCAAAGGAGCGAATATACCAGAAATGA
- a CDS encoding chemotaxis response regulator protein-glutamate methylesterase, with translation MTINALVVDDSALMRKVVSDILKEDPEINVIATARNGLEAVEKVEKFRPDVVTLDVEMPKLDGLHALGYIMSECPTPVVMLTAIDSRSAESTLNAFEYGAVDFIQKPSGNISLNIADIAIEIRKKVKMASKVDLKKLGFMEEHVKKARENEGKTLRTTQKKQVIQKSKHHAKGKIIAIASSTGGPRALEQVIPKLPGDLKVPVVIVQHMPAGFTASLAQRLDGQSQLTVTEAKDGDVLHAGHAYLAPGNYHMEIVSKEKGGFYHEVVSLNQKPREQGVRPCANILFNSLVPIYGANIITAVLTGMGADGADGIEAIKNAGGKAIAEDEKSCVVYGMPKAVVQRGLADSIVPLDKVSSEILRMLNSSGD, from the coding sequence ATGACTATCAATGCACTTGTAGTCGACGACTCCGCACTCATGCGCAAGGTTGTCTCTGATATCCTAAAAGAAGACCCTGAAATTAACGTAATAGCTACTGCCAGAAATGGCCTTGAAGCTGTAGAGAAGGTTGAAAAATTCAGGCCGGACGTAGTTACCCTGGATGTTGAGATGCCGAAACTGGATGGATTACACGCTCTGGGATATATTATGAGCGAATGTCCTACACCAGTTGTCATGTTGACAGCGATCGACTCCAGGTCAGCAGAGAGTACACTGAATGCATTTGAATATGGAGCAGTTGATTTCATACAAAAACCATCGGGAAATATTAGTTTAAATATTGCGGATATTGCTATAGAAATCCGCAAAAAAGTAAAAATGGCATCTAAAGTGGACCTGAAAAAACTCGGGTTCATGGAAGAACACGTGAAAAAGGCACGTGAAAATGAAGGAAAAACTTTGCGCACTACACAAAAGAAGCAGGTTATTCAGAAGAGCAAACACCATGCCAAAGGTAAGATCATTGCAATTGCGTCGTCAACAGGCGGACCGCGTGCACTTGAACAGGTTATACCCAAATTACCGGGTGACCTGAAAGTCCCTGTTGTAATAGTCCAGCATATGCCTGCAGGATTTACAGCATCACTTGCACAACGACTTGATGGCCAATCCCAATTGACAGTTACTGAGGCAAAAGATGGGGATGTACTCCATGCAGGGCATGCATACCTTGCACCAGGAAACTACCATATGGAGATTGTCTCGAAAGAAAAAGGTGGCTTTTATCATGAAGTCGTTTCACTCAACCAGAAACCTCGTGAACAGGGAGTCAGACCCTGCGCAAACATACTTTTCAACTCATTAGTCCCAATCTATGGAGCAAACATCATTACTGCTGTTTTAACCGGGATGGGAGCCGATGGGGCTGATGGAATTGAAGCTATAAAAAATGCCGGAGGAAAGGCGATTGCAGAGGATGAAAAATCCTGTGTTGTTTATGGCATGCCAAAAGCAGTAGTCCAACGAGGCCTTGCTGATAGCATCGTTCCTTTGGACAAAGTGTCGAGTGAAATATTACGGATGTTAAATTCATCTGGTGATTGA
- a CDS encoding chemotaxis protein CheC, translating to MTELDEMAKGAFQEAGNIGMGHLATSLSKMVNRDVKIDIPVVEMLTLDEIIARSNEEGKNKSVVGIHLHMSGDVDGGTLILFPKFSALSFSDLLMKKSIGTTTKIEEQQIRKLREMGVNLCSSYMRVVNEFLGINLKIGDPSIEVNMEGVGDFISAEIGNLADQFVVVKGECRLPSTNSKNEFNMLFEPGATDIIMAAIMKKMMG from the coding sequence ATGACAGAATTGGATGAAATGGCAAAAGGAGCATTTCAAGAAGCAGGAAATATTGGAATGGGCCATCTGGCAACTTCACTTTCAAAGATGGTAAACAGGGATGTAAAAATCGATATCCCTGTTGTTGAGATGCTCACTCTGGATGAGATCATTGCACGGAGCAATGAAGAGGGAAAAAACAAAAGTGTCGTTGGAATACACCTGCACATGTCTGGTGATGTTGACGGTGGAACCCTTATACTGTTCCCTAAATTCTCTGCATTATCATTTTCCGACCTGCTTATGAAAAAGTCCATAGGCACAACCACAAAAATAGAGGAACAGCAAATAAGAAAACTTCGTGAAATGGGAGTGAACCTCTGTAGTTCCTACATGCGTGTTGTTAATGAGTTCCTTGGTATCAATCTCAAGATAGGAGATCCAAGTATTGAAGTTAACATGGAAGGAGTCGGCGATTTCATATCAGCTGAGATTGGAAACCTTGCTGACCAGTTCGTGGTTGTTAAAGGTGAATGTCGGTTACCTTCCACAAATTCAAAGAATGAATTTAACATGCTTTTCGAGCCTGGAGCTACGGACATAATAATGGCAGCTATCATGAAAAAGATGATGGGATAA